AGGAATCCCTGAACCGGGCCATCCGCGCTGTCGCCCCGGGCCGCGAAATCAACGTGATCGGCCGCACCATCGAGTCCTACGCCAAGCGTTTCGGCTACGGCGTCGTCCGCGACTTCACCGGCCACGGCGTGGGTGAGGCCTTCCACACCGGCCTGATCATCCCGCACTACGATGCTGCCCCGGCCTACAACACGGTCATGGAGACCGGCATGGTCTTCACGATCGAACCGATGCTGACACTGGGCACCGTGGACTGGGACATGTGGGCCGATGACTGGACCGTGGTCACCCGCGACCGGAAACGCACCGCGCAGTTCGAGCACACCCTGCTGGTCACCGAGACCGGCGCCGAGGTGCTGACCCTCCCCTGATTCCCGCTCCACCAGAAGATCCCGGTCTTCGCCCCCCGGCCCTGGGCCGCACCCTCCTAGCTCCGCCCCCTGCCACGAACGGAACCACATTGGCCAAGAAGGACGAGAAGTCGAAGAAGAACGCCCCGCTGATCGGCATCGACATCGGCGGCACCGGGATCAAGGGCGGGATCGTCGACCTGAAGAAGGGCAAGCTGATCGGTGACCGCCTGCGCATCCCCACCCCGCAGCCCTCGACGCCCGAATCCGTTGCCGAAGTCGTGGCCCAGGTTGTCGCCGAACTGTCCGCCCGACCCGACGCGCCGGCACCGGACTCGCCAGTGGGCGTCACCTTCCCGGGCATCATCCAGCACGGTGTGGTCCACTCCGCCGCCAATGTGGACAAGTCGTGGCTGGAAATGGACATCGATGCCCTGCTGACGGCCCGTCTCGGCCGCCCGGTGGAGGTCATCAACGACGCCGACGCCGCCGGCCTGGCAGAGGCACGCTTCGGCGCGGGCGAGTTCGTCGAGGGGACAGTGCTGGTCATCACGCTCGGCACCGGGATCGGCTCCGCCTTTATCTTCGACGGCAAGCTTGTTCCCAACGCCGAGCTCGGCCACCTTGAAATCGATGGGTTCGACGCCGAGAGCAAGGCCTCAGCCGTGGCCCGCGAGCGGGACGGCCTGAGCTGGGAGGAGTACAGCGTGCTGCTCCAGCGGTACTTCTCCCACGTGGAGTTCCTCTTCTCCCCCGAACTGTTCATCGTCGGCGGCGGCATCTCGAAACGGGCCGACGAATACCTGCCGCGGCTGCAGCTGCGCACGCCGATCGTCCCGGCCGAGCTGAAGAACGACGCCGGAATCGTCGGCGCCGCCCTCGAGATCGCGCTGAAGCACAAACTGGCCAAGTAGCCAATGAGCTATCACTCCGGGTCGTCCTGAACGCTGGGAACGACCCGGAGTGATAGCTCATTTTTTATTTGGTGCCGGTGGCGGCTGCGGCTTCCCCTCCGCTGCCACCACCGGAGTCTGTGGGCCGGTGGCGCTGGTACTGGAGCCCGGTGCTCCTTAGAGCGGGCTCTTCTGCTGGCTTGTGCCTTCACGGCCCTTGGTCTCGGCCTCATGGCGGAGCAGGGAGATGGCGGCTTCGAAGTCCTCAAGGGATTCGAAGGCCTGGTAGACGCTCGCGAAGCGCAGGTAAGCAACCTCGTCGAGCCGCTGGAGCGGGTTGAGGATGGCGAGGCCAACTTCATGGGCATCGATCTCCGCGGCGCCGGAGGCCCGGATGGTCTCTTCGACTTCCTGGGCCAGCATGGCGAGGTCGTCCTCGGTGACGGGACGGCCCTGGCAGGCCTTGCGGACGCCGTTGATGACCTTGCTGCGGCTGAACGGCTCACCAATGCCTGACCGCTTGATCACGGTGAGGCTGGTGGTCTCGACAGTGGTGAAGCGTCGCCCGCACTCGGGGCACTGCCGGCGTCGTCGGATAGCCGAGCCGTCGTCGGCGATCCGGCTGTCCACCACACGCGAATCAGGGTTCCGGCAAAACGGGCAATACATGGCGTTTCCTCCCCTGTCGCAAGTCCATGTCAGGTCGCACATCGATGTCACTTGGCTCCGCCATCAGTTTACGACTAGATGTAGCTGAATAACAAGCCTGTAATTACTACATGTAGTGGTCAGGCGTCCTGGGCGAACCGAATAGTGACCGCTTCGCCGTGCGCCGGGAGGTCCTCCGCCCCGGACAGGCTCACAATGTGCCCGCTCACCTCTTCCAGGGCGGCGCGGGAGTAGTTGATCACCTGGATGGCGCGCAGGAAGGTGGTCACGTTCAGTCCGGAGGAGAACGCCGCCGTGCCGCTGGTCGGCAGCACGTGGTTGGAGCCGGCGCAGTAGTCGCCCAGGCTTACGGGGCTGTAGTCCCCGACGAAGATCGCCCCGGCGCTGCGGATCCGGCCCGCGACCGTGGCCGCGTCAGCCGTCATGATTTCCAGGTGTTCGGCGGCGTAGGCGTTGCACGCCGCGATGCCCTGTTCGAGGTTGTCCACCAGGACGACTCCGGACTGCGGGCCTGAGAGTGCCTCACGGACCCGGCTGCTGTGTTTGGTCAGTGCCGCCTGGCGATCGAGTTCCACCCGTACGGCGGCGGCGAGGGCCTCGGAGTCCGTGATCAGCACGGATGCCGCTTTGGGGTCGTGCTCGGCCTGGCTGATCAGGTCGGCCGCGACCAGGCCCGGCTGCGCCGTGGCGTCGGCCAGAATCGCAATCTCCGTGGTGCCGGCCTCGGAATCGATGCCCACCACGCCCTTGACGAGACGCTTCGCGGTGGCGACAAAGACGTTGCCCGGGCCTGTGACGACGTCCACCGGGTCCAGCCCGGCCTTCCCCCCTGAGGCGGGGACGCCGTAGGCGAAAGCCGCGATGGCCTGGGCGCCGCCGATCGCGTAGACCTCTTCGATCCCGAGCAGGCACGCTGCGGCAAGGATCGTGGGGTGTGGGAGGCCGTCGAAGTCCTTCTGCGGCGGGGATGCCAGTGCGATGGATTCGACACCGGCTGCGAGGGCCGGGACAACGTTCATGATCACGGAGGACGGGTAGACCGCCAGGCCGCCGGGCACGTAGAGGCCGACGCGTGCCACGGGGACCCAGTTCTGGCTGACCACCGCGCCTTCTCCGAGTTCGACGTCGGTGTCCGCCGGGCGCTGGGCATCGGCAAAGCGGCGGGCACGCTTGATGGACTCTTCCAGGGCTGCCCGCACGGCGGGGTCGAGCCCGGCCAGGGCAGCCGTGAGCGCTTCCGCGGGGACCCGGGGATGCGCCTGCTCCACGCCGTCGAACGTCCGGGCCAGTTCGCTGAGTGCCTCGAAGCCCCGGGTGCGGACGGCGTGGATGATGTCCAGGACCTTCTGCTCGGCATCAGCCATGGTGCCGGCCCTGGCCCGGGGTACCGCGGCACGGAGACCCGCGAGGGTCAGGCGCTGGCCGCGGAGGTCGACGGTGCGGAAGTCTGGGTCGGCGGGTGCCTGGGGCGCAGTTGCGGCCGGTACGGAGCTGTCAGCTGAAAGGGTCACCCGTTCATTTTACGTGCCGCGCCGGCGAGTCCCGCGCCTGTTACTTCGGGGCCGCTACCCGGAAGGCTGTTCGGTATCCCCGAGGTCAGCCGCGTGGCCTGCATCCGGAGCCGGCTTGCTGAAGACGGTGTTCAGGAAGACAGCCAGGGCGGTGGCGGCCGGCCAGATCGCCAGGACGGCCAGGGACCGCAGCGAGAAGGCGATGCTGGCGCTGGCCGTGTCTTCCGGCGCGCCCCACCACAGGCCGCACAGCACGCCGGTCCCCCAGGCCGCGAGGGCGCCCAGCGCTCCAGCGCCGACTGCCAGGAGCACGTCCCCGCCGGACGGGCCTTTGTGCCTGCTGCCCGACGCAACAGCGCCCGAAATGCAGCCGGCCAGCAGGAACAGGCCCGCCAGGATGAGGTCCCGCAGCAGCCACCCTTCCGTGTTTCCGCCGCTCCGCAGCTCCGGATTGCCGGACAGCAGGTTCAGTCCCGAGGGGGCCAGGAGCCACCACAGCAGCCCCGCCGGGATGCCGGCAGCGGCGATGGCCGCGGCTTTCCGCCACGTCACGGCGCGGACGCCGGGTTCCCGTCCCGGCCGGCCTGAAGCAGTGCCGGGCGGGAAGCCCTGGACCGGGTTCCGGGCGGAACCGTGCGGGGCGTCCTGCGGGGCGTCCTGTCGGAACTGGCCGTGTACTGCGGGCTGTGTCATGCAACAAACCTTAACAAGCTTTCCGGCGCCGGGGCACATGACATCGCGCGTCCGGCGGATGACGTTCCACATGACGGCTCCGGGTAAACAAGTAACGCCGCCGTTCGCAGGCGCAATACGCTGGCAGGGTAGGAACATCACACACGTGCAGCAGGGAGTTGGATCGCAGTGGCCACAGAGGACCAAGCCTTCGAGGGAACGTTCCGGGAGATGTTCCGCCGGCACGCGGCCGGAGTGGCCATTATCACCGCCAACTTCAACGGCGTCCCCTTCGGCTTCACGGCGACCTCGGTGGCCTCGCTCTCGGCGAAGCCGCCCCGGTTCACGTTCAACATGGCCCGCACGTCCAGTTCCTGGCCGGCCGTGGCCAACACCACGTACATCGGCGTCCACATGCTGGGGCTGGACAACCAGGAGCTTGCGGACCGGTTTGCCCGGACCAGCAACCGATTCGAGGGGGATCACTGGGCGCTCGGACCCCATGAGGTGCCGATCCTGAACGACGTCGCCGGCTGGCTGATCGGCAAGGTCCAGATGCGGCTCTCCTTCGAGAACAACGCCGTGGTGGTGGTCGAGGTCGTGGAAGGCGAAGTCGGTGCCGACGGCGCCCCCCTGCTCTACCACTCCGGCTCCTATGGCCAGCCCGTGCCGCTCGACTACGAGATCTGACCTGTCACCTCTCGAGGTGACACTTAATGCCCATGTCTTTGAGCGGCATGGGCATTAACTGTCACTTCGGCGGGGGTCGAGCCCGTATAGATCAGCTGTCCAGGCAGGTGGGGCCGAGCAGCACCTTCAGGTCGCCGAACAGCGACGGGCTCGGGTTGACCCTCAGGTGTACGGGCAGGCCCATGACTTCCACCCGGGTGTCACCCTGCAGGTGCAGCCGGACTTCGGATTTGCCGCGGTGGGTCCGCAGCACGTCTCCGAGTTCGGTCACGACGGCTTCGGTCGCCTTGTGTGTCGGCATGGTGATCACGAGCGGGCCGTTGAGGCCCTCGCTGAGGTCCGGGACGGACAGTTCCATGCAGTTCAGGGCGACGGCGCCGTCATCGCGGCGCTGCAGCCGCCCCTTGACGACGACGATCAGGTCCTCTGCCAGCACCGAGGCGATGGGCCCGTAGACCTGGCCAAAGAACATGACCTCGACCGAACCGCCCAGGTCCTCGATCTCGGCACGGGCGTAGGCGTTGCCGCTGGCTTTCGCGATCCGCCGGCTCAGTGAGGTGATCATGCCCGCGATGGTGACGATGGCGCCGTCGTGCGGGCCGTCCTCGGCGATGATCGAGGTGATGGACTGGTCGGCATGCTGGCTCAGGACCCCTTCGAGCCCCTGCAGCGGGTGGTCCGAGACGTACAGGCCCAGCATGTCCCGTTCGAAGGAGAGCTTGTCCTTTTTCTCCCATTCGGGAAGGTCCGGGATTTCGATGCTCAGGGACGCCTCGGATTCGGCCTCGTCGAAACCGGCGAAGAGGTCGAACTGGCCGATCGCCTCGTTGCGCTTGAGGGTGATGACCGAGTCGATGGCTTCTTCATGGATCATGGCCAGGGCGCGCCGGTGGTGGTTCAGGGAGTCGAAGGCGCCGGCCTTGATCAGGGATTCGATGGTGCGCTTGTTGCACACCACGGCCGGGACCTTCACGAGGTAGTCCTTGAAGGACGTGTAGGCGCCCTCTTTTTCGCGGGCCGCCACCATGGCTTCGACGGCGTTGACGCCGACGTTGCGGATGGCCCCCATGCCGAAGCGGATATCGGTGCCGACCGGGGTGAAGTTCAGCGCAGACTCGTTGACGTCCGGCGGCAGCACCGTGATGCCCATGCGCCGGCATTCGTTGAGGTAGATGGCCGATTTGTCCTTGTCGTCGCCGACCGAGGTGAGCAGGGCCGCCATGTACTCCGGCGCGTAGTGCGCCTTCAGGTAGGCGGTCCAGTAGGAGATCACGCCGTAGGCGGCCGAGTGCGCCTTGTTGAAGGCGTAGTCGGAGAACGGCAGCAGGATGTCCCAGAGGGTCTTGACCGCAGCCATGGAGTAGCCGTTGTCCTGCATGCCCTGGGAGAAGCCGGCGAACTGCTTGTCCAGTTCCGATTTCTTTTTCTTGCCCATGGCGCGGCGCAGGATGTCGGCCTGGCCCAGCGTGTAGCCGGCGAGCTTCTGGGCCACGGCCATGACCTGCTCCTGGTACACGATCAGGCCGTAGGTGCCACCGAGGATCTCGGAGAGCGGTTCCTCGAGCTCCGGGTGGATCGGGATGACTTCCTGGATCTTGTTCTTGCGCAGGGCGTAGTCGGTGTGCGCGTTGGCCCCCATGGGTCCGGGCCGGTAGAGCGCCAGGACGGCGGAGATGTCTTCGAAGTTGTCAGGCTTCATCAGCTTGAGCAGGGAGCGCATCGGGCCGCCGTCGAGCTGGAACACCCCCAGGGTGTCGCCGCGGGCAAGCAGCTCGTACGACGCCACGTCGTCCAGTTCCAGGGACTCCAGGTCGAGGTCGATCCCGCGGTTCATCTTGATGTTTTCCAGGGCGTCGGAAATGATCGTCAGGTTCCGCAGGCCCAGGAAGTCCATCTTGATCAGGCCGAGGCCCTCGGACGTCGGGTAGTCGAACTGGGTGATGACCTGGCCATCCTGGAAGCGGCGCATGACCGGGATGACGTCGATGATGGGGTCCGAGGACATGATGACGCCGGCCGCGTGGACACCCCACTGGCGTTTCAGGCCCTCGATGCCGAGCGCCGTTTCGAACACCTTGGCGGCTTCCGGGTCCGTGGCGATCAGCTGGCGGAAGTCCCCCGCCTCGCTGTAGCGCTTGGAGTCCTTGTTCTGGATGTCGGCCAACGGGATGTCCTTGGCCATCACGGCCGGCGGCAGCGCCTTGGTCAGCTGCTCGCCCATGCTGAACGGGTAGCCCAGCACGCGCGAGGAGTCCTTGAGGGCCTGCTTGGTCTTGATGGTGCCGTAGGTGACGATCATCGCGACGCGTTCGTCCCCGTATTTACGCGTGACGTAGTCGATCACCTCGGAGCGGCGCCGGTCATCGAAGTCGACGTCGAAGTCAGGCATGGAGACGCGGTCCGGGTTGAGGAATCGCTCGAAGATCAGGCCGTGGTGCAGCGGATCGAGGTCGGTGATGCGCATGGCGTACGCCACCATCGAGCCTGCGCCCGAGCCACGTCCGGGACCCACCCGGATGCCGTTGTTCTTGGCCCAGTTGATGAAGTCGGCCACCACCAGGAAGTAGCCCGGGAAACCCATGGACGTGATGACGCCGAGTTCGTAGTCCGCCTGGGTGCGGACCTTGTCCGGGATGCCCTGGGGGTAGCGGTACTGGAGTCCCTTGTCGACTTCCTTGACCAGCCAGGACGTTTCGTCCTCCCCCTCCGGGCAGGGGAACCGGGGCATGTAGTTGGCGCCGGTGTTGAACGAGACTTCGCAGCGCTCGGCGATCAGGAGTGTGTTGTCGCACGCCTCCGGGTGGTCGCGGAACAGTTCCCGCATTTCCCGCGGTGACTTCAGGTAGTACCCGCTGCCGGAGAAGGCGAAGCGCGAGCCGCCGTTGTCGTACGTCGGCTCCAGGAGGGTGGAACCGGACTGGATGGCCAACAGGGCCTCGTGCGCCTTCGCGTCGTGCTCGTGCGTGTAGTGGAGATCGTTGGTGGCCACGAGCGGAAGGTTCAGTTCCTTGGCCAGGCGCAGCAGGTCCCCCGTGACGCGCCGCTCGATGTCCAGGCCATGGTCCATGAGTTCGCAGAAGTAGTTCTCGGCTCCGAAGATGTCGCGGAACTCGGCGGCCGCTTCGACGGCTTCCCGGTACTGGCCGAGCCTGAGCCGGGTCTGGACCTCACCGGACGGGCACCCGGTGGTCGCAATCAGGCCATCCGCATAGGTGTTCAGGAGTTCGCGGTCCAGGCGGGGCCATTTGCCGAAGACCGAATCAAGGGACGCGATCGAGGAGGCCCGGAACAGGTTCCGCATGCCCACGTTGTTGTAGCTGAGCAGCGTCATGTGGGTGTAGGCGCCACCGCCGGAGATGTCGTCCTTGCGCTGGTTCTCCTCGCCCCAGCGGACGCGGGTCTTGTCCGTGCGCGCGGTGCCGGGGGTTACATAGGCCTCGACGCCGATGATCGGCTTGATGCCCTGGTCCGTGGCCCGCTTCCAGAAATCGAAGGCGCCGAACAGGTAACCGTGGTCCGTTGTGGCAAGGGCCGGCATGCCGAGCCGTTCAGTTTCGTCGAACAGTTCACTGAGCCGGGCGGCGCCGTCCAGCATCGAGTACTCGGTGTGGTTGTGGAGATGGACAAACGAGTCGTTGCTGGAAGTCACCGAATCATTCTAGTGCCGCGCGCCGGCCATTCCACGCGGCACTCCGGCGGCCACCCGATTGGACAGGTCCAACCCGGCGGCCACAGGGGCCCGTCAGGCCTGTCCGGACTCCAGGACTTCCAGCGCGTAGCGCAGGTCCTGCGGGTACTCGCTGGTGACCGTGACCCGCTCCCCCGTCCGGGGGTGGTCGAAGGACAACTGCCGGGCGTGCAGCCACTGCCGGGTGAGCCCCAGCGTGGCGGCGAGCCGCGGGTCAGCGCCATAGGTCAGGTCGCCCGCACACGGGTGACGCAGCGCGGAGAAGTGGACCCGGATCTGGTGCGTGCGGCCGGTCTCGAGGTGGACTTCCACGAGCGAGGCCTTGCCGAACGCCTCAAGGACCTCGTAGTGCGTGATGGAGTCCCTGCCGTCCTCGATCACGGCGAACCGCCAGTCGTGGCCCGGATGGCGGCCGATCGGCGCGTCAATGGTGCCGGCCAGCGGATCCGGCAGGCCCTGCACGACGGCGTGGTAGACCTTATCCACGGTGCGCTCCTTGAAGGCACGCTTGAGCGCCGTGTAGGCCCGCTCCGTCTTGGCGACCACCATCACCCCGGAGGTCCCGACGTCGAGCCGGTGGACGATGCCGGCGCGCTCGGGCGAGCCCGACGTGGAGATCCGGTAGCCGAGGCCGGCGAGCCCGCCGACGACGGTGGGTCCCACCCAGCCCGGCGAGGGGTGGGCGGCCACACCGACCGGTTTGTCGATGACGACAAATTCGTCATCGTCCAGCAGGATGAACAGGTCCTCCACGACTTCCTCCACGATTTCCAGGGGGTCCCGGCGTTCCGGGACGGCGACGTCGAGCACGGTGCCGGGGGCAAGCTTGAGCGATTTTCCGACCGCTTTGTCCTTGCTGATGACGTTGCCCTCGGCGATCAGTGTGGCGGCCTGCGAGCGGGAAATATCCATGAGTTTCGCCAGCCCGGCATCCACCCGGGTGCCCGCGAGTTCATCGGGGACCACGAAGCGGAACGATGACGCGGCCGTCGCGGACGCCCCGTGGGGCCCGCCCCCGGCGTCGTCGATGTCTTCCGGCAGGATGTCTTCGGGCAGCGTCCCAGCCGGCAAGGACCCCTCCGGCGTCAGGTCCTCGGGCGTGCTGTGTCCGGGCACCGGGTGCTCAGGAGTCATGTTTCACTGTGTCCTTGGTCAGGTGTGAGCCGTCCAGGGAGATTCCGCGCAGCGTCAGCAGGCAGATGATCACCACGGAGCACACAACGGCTGAGTCGGCGATGTTGAAAATCGCGAAATTGGGAAGCTGGATGAAGTCCACGACATGGCCCATGGCGAACGAAGGTTCGCGGAACAGGCGGTCCGTGAGGTTGCCGAGGGCACCGCCGAGCAGCAGCCCGAGCGCCAGCGCCCACCAGAGCGATCCGAGTTTCCGCAGCTGCGCCAGGATGGCGATCGATACTGCGGTCATGATGATGGTGAACACCCAGGTGACGTTCTCGCCGATTGAGAAAGCGGCACCGGAGTTGCGGATGTAGTACCAGTGCAGCAGCGGCGGCAGGACGGGGATCCGCTCGCCCTCGGTCATGTTGCCGGTGACCCACAGTTTGGTGAGCTGGTCGAAGACGTAGGCGAACACCGCCAGGCCAAAGAAGACGGCGAGCAGCAGGGCCCGCCGCGGCCGGGGCCCGGCGGGAATGGTTTGCGCGGACTCGGCTTGAGAGAACCCGGTCTGCGCGGACTCGGCGGGCTGCGTTGGGTCAGGTGATGGTGCGTCAGTCATAAGGCTTTCGTTCACGAGCCAGTGCGGGGACTGGGAACCGGGTGCTTGGGCACGGCCGCGGGCGGACCCGGCGGTTAATGCCAAAAGCCGGCGGCCGAGGAATCCTCAGCCACCGGCTTTCAGAATACTTGCTAAATACCTTAGCTGCTGGCTTCGACCTCAGGGGCAGCCACGGAGCCACGGGCATCCAGGTCACGCAGCTGGCCTTCGATGTAGGCCTTCAGGCGTGAACGGTAGTCGCGCTCGAAGCCGCGGAGCTGCTCGACCTTGCGTTCCAGGACGGAGCGCTGCTGCTCGAGGGCACCGAGGATCTTGCGGGACTTCTCCTGGGCGTCGTTGACGAGGCTGCTGGCTTCGATCTGCGCTTCGGCGATGATCTTGTCGCGCTGCTGCTCGCCGTCGGCGACGTGCTTGTCGTGCATCTGCTGCGCCATTGCCAGCAGGCCCGCAGCGGACTCGGCTGCCGGGGTGGCGGCGGCGCGTGCCGGGGCAGCTGCCTGCTCGGCTTCCTTCTTCTTGGCAACTTCAGCAGCCTTGGCGGCTTCAGCGGCCTTGGCCTCGGCTTCAGCCTTGGCGCGGTCTTCCTTCTCGGCCTTGACGGGTGCCGGAACCTTTTCCACGACGGGAGCCGCGGCGGCGGAGCTGGCAGGCGTGCCGGCGCCCAGTTCGGCAAGCTTCTTGCGCAGCTCGTCGTTCTCCTGGTTCAGGCGTCGCAGTTCGACGACGATCTCGTCCAGGAAGTCATCAACTTCATCCTGGTCGTAGCCTTCGCGGAACTTGGTCGGCTGAAAGCGCTTGTTGACAACGTCTTCTGGCGTCAAAGCCATCTGGTCACCTCGTTGGTCTAGTTAGTCAGTAGGCCTTCCGGCCGTCAAAACTACGGTACCTAAATATGGTCTGGTTCCTCTAATTCAACACCGCAGTGTCAAACCGGAGTTTATATCTGTTTCGGGCCGCGGACCGGGTCCGCCGCCCGCCTACGCTGAGATGGGCTGGGCGAACACCAGGTACTTGGCAACCGCCATGGCTATGGTGACTGCCACGAACAACAGCAGGAAGCCGAGGTCCAGTGATATTCCGCCCAGCCGCAGCGGCGGAATGAGCCGCCGCAGCAGCTTGATGGGCTTGTCTGTGACCGAATACACAGCGTGGGCGGCGACGAGCGCCGCGCCGCGCGGCCGCCAGCTTCGTGCGAACATCTGCACCCAGTCGAAAATCAGCCGGATGATGAGGGCAACCAGGAACAACAGCAGGGCGATATAGACAAGTCCGAAAACAATTCCCATGAGTTAACTCATATCTCCATGTTCATTCCGGAAACCGCAGTGTCCTCTTGATAGTTACGCCTCTATTTCAACACGGATAATTCAGCAAGGATGCCAGACAAGGTGTCCTTGCCTGGCATCCTTCGGGAGAATCCGGATCTAGCTCTGGTTGAAAAAGGCCGCCTGGGTCTCGCTGACCTTCTTGTCGTCGCCGATGACTTCAACGTACGACGGCGACAGCAGGAAGACCTTGTTCGTGACGCGCTCGATGCTGCCGCGAAGTCCGAAGACCAATCCGGCAGAGAAGTCGACGAGCCGCTTCGCGTCCGCTTCACCCATGTCCGTGACGTTCATGATGACGGGGATGCCGTCACGGAAGCTCTCACCGATGAGTTTGGCGTCGTTGTAGGACCGCGGGTGGATCGTGGTGATCTGGCGGAGTCCGGTGTGCTCTTCGCGGCTCGACGCCGCTCGCTTGATGGGTGTCACAGGTGCGCGATATTCCTCTTCAGCGGCGTAGGGCTCTTCCCTGGGGGCCTCGCGGACGGGCGCGGGTGCGCGGCGTTCCTCGCGGTCATGCTCCATGGAATCGTCCTCATCCTTGTGCGATGTTTGGTGCTCGGACTCGTAGTGCTCGTCGCCATCGGCGAGCCCAAGATAGATCATTGTCTTGCGCAGAGCGCCGGCCATGGTCGACTCCTAATCGTGTCCGTCAGCGGGCCGATCAATGACTTAGCAGCCTTGGAATCCCCGCCATTACCTTCCAATACGTTGAACCTACCGCAACGCCGGACGCGGACCGAGAATATCGGAGCCAACACGAAGGTGTGTCGCCCCGAACCGGACGGCCTCTTCCAGGTCCTGGCTCATGCCCGCGGAAATGCCGGAGGCTCCGGGGTGGACGGCGGTCAGCCGGGCGGAAAGCTCCGCGAGCTTCTCGAAGGCCGGGGCCGGATCCGCACCGAAGGGGGCGACCGCCATCACGCCGGCGAGCCGGAGTCCTTCCGCCCCGGCCAGCTGCTCGGCCAGGGCCGGGACGTCTGCGGGAAGGGCGCCTCCGCGGTGACCGCCGGCGTCGTCGTCGAGGCTGACCTGGATGAAGCAGTCCAGTGGCGCCCGCCCGGTGCGTTCCTGGTCGGCCGCCATGGCCCTGGCCAGGGCACTGGCCAGCTGCGGCCGGTCCACGGAGTGCACGGCGTGGGCGTACTTCACGACGGACTTTGCCTTGTTGCTCTGCAGCTGGCCGATGAAGTGCCAGCGAAGATCCAGTCCACGCAGCGCAGCGGACTTCTCCGCTGCTTCCTGGTCCCGGTTCTCCCCGACGTCCGTGATGCCGAGTGTGGCGAGCCGCCGGACATCCTCGGCGGGATGGAACTTGGTGACCACGATCAGCTGGGGCGGGCGCTCCTGCCGTCCGGCGGCCGCAACGGCAGTGTCGATGCGCTGCCGGACGGCCGCGAGCCGCTCCCTGAGCTGTTCCAGCCGGGCATCGGGCCGGCCGGTTGCGGTGTCCGGCCCCCGCGTCGGCTCATTCACCTGGCCGTTCACGGCTGCCCCGTCCCGGCGTCCGTCCAGACGAGCCCGGCGAACCGCCCGGTGTTCGGGTCACGGCGGTAGGAGAAAAGGTTGGTGTCCTCCAGGGTGCAATGCCCGGAGTATTCGACCGCCACGCCGGCGTCCCGCAGCTGGCTGCGGACGGCGGCCGGCAGGTCCAGGCCGGGGGTGCCGCGGGATGTGGTGCACCGGGCCGCGGGCACGCGGGCGGCGACGTCGTCGCGCATGTCC
This DNA window, taken from Pseudarthrobacter sp. ATCC 49987, encodes the following:
- the ppgK gene encoding polyphosphate--glucose phosphotransferase — encoded protein: MAKKDEKSKKNAPLIGIDIGGTGIKGGIVDLKKGKLIGDRLRIPTPQPSTPESVAEVVAQVVAELSARPDAPAPDSPVGVTFPGIIQHGVVHSAANVDKSWLEMDIDALLTARLGRPVEVINDADAAGLAEARFGAGEFVEGTVLVITLGTGIGSAFIFDGKLVPNAELGHLEIDGFDAESKASAVARERDGLSWEEYSVLLQRYFSHVEFLFSPELFIVGGGISKRADEYLPRLQLRTPIVPAELKNDAGIVGAALEIALKHKLAK
- the nrdR gene encoding transcriptional regulator NrdR, with translation MYCPFCRNPDSRVVDSRIADDGSAIRRRRQCPECGRRFTTVETTSLTVIKRSGIGEPFSRSKVINGVRKACQGRPVTEDDLAMLAQEVEETIRASGAAEIDAHEVGLAILNPLQRLDEVAYLRFASVYQAFESLEDFEAAISLLRHEAETKGREGTSQQKSPL
- the hisD gene encoding histidinol dehydrogenase; translated protein: MTLSADSSVPAATAPQAPADPDFRTVDLRGQRLTLAGLRAAVPRARAGTMADAEQKVLDIIHAVRTRGFEALSELARTFDGVEQAHPRVPAEALTAALAGLDPAVRAALEESIKRARRFADAQRPADTDVELGEGAVVSQNWVPVARVGLYVPGGLAVYPSSVIMNVVPALAAGVESIALASPPQKDFDGLPHPTILAAACLLGIEEVYAIGGAQAIAAFAYGVPASGGKAGLDPVDVVTGPGNVFVATAKRLVKGVVGIDSEAGTTEIAILADATAQPGLVAADLISQAEHDPKAASVLITDSEALAAAVRVELDRQAALTKHSSRVREALSGPQSGVVLVDNLEQGIAACNAYAAEHLEIMTADAATVAGRIRSAGAIFVGDYSPVSLGDYCAGSNHVLPTSGTAAFSSGLNVTTFLRAIQVINYSRAALEEVSGHIVSLSGAEDLPAHGEAVTIRFAQDA
- a CDS encoding flavin reductase family protein, which codes for MFRRHAAGVAIITANFNGVPFGFTATSVASLSAKPPRFTFNMARTSSSWPAVANTTYIGVHMLGLDNQELADRFARTSNRFEGDHWALGPHEVPILNDVAGWLIGKVQMRLSFENNAVVVVEVVEGEVGADGAPLLYHSGSYGQPVPLDYEI
- the dnaE gene encoding DNA polymerase III subunit alpha yields the protein MTSSNDSFVHLHNHTEYSMLDGAARLSELFDETERLGMPALATTDHGYLFGAFDFWKRATDQGIKPIIGVEAYVTPGTARTDKTRVRWGEENQRKDDISGGGAYTHMTLLSYNNVGMRNLFRASSIASLDSVFGKWPRLDRELLNTYADGLIATTGCPSGEVQTRLRLGQYREAVEAAAEFRDIFGAENYFCELMDHGLDIERRVTGDLLRLAKELNLPLVATNDLHYTHEHDAKAHEALLAIQSGSTLLEPTYDNGGSRFAFSGSGYYLKSPREMRELFRDHPEACDNTLLIAERCEVSFNTGANYMPRFPCPEGEDETSWLVKEVDKGLQYRYPQGIPDKVRTQADYELGVITSMGFPGYFLVVADFINWAKNNGIRVGPGRGSGAGSMVAYAMRITDLDPLHHGLIFERFLNPDRVSMPDFDVDFDDRRRSEVIDYVTRKYGDERVAMIVTYGTIKTKQALKDSSRVLGYPFSMGEQLTKALPPAVMAKDIPLADIQNKDSKRYSEAGDFRQLIATDPEAAKVFETALGIEGLKRQWGVHAAGVIMSSDPIIDVIPVMRRFQDGQVITQFDYPTSEGLGLIKMDFLGLRNLTIISDALENIKMNRGIDLDLESLELDDVASYELLARGDTLGVFQLDGGPMRSLLKLMKPDNFEDISAVLALYRPGPMGANAHTDYALRKNKIQEVIPIHPELEEPLSEILGGTYGLIVYQEQVMAVAQKLAGYTLGQADILRRAMGKKKKSELDKQFAGFSQGMQDNGYSMAAVKTLWDILLPFSDYAFNKAHSAAYGVISYWTAYLKAHYAPEYMAALLTSVGDDKDKSAIYLNECRRMGITVLPPDVNESALNFTPVGTDIRFGMGAIRNVGVNAVEAMVAAREKEGAYTSFKDYLVKVPAVVCNKRTIESLIKAGAFDSLNHHRRALAMIHEEAIDSVITLKRNEAIGQFDLFAGFDEAESEASLSIEIPDLPEWEKKDKLSFERDMLGLYVSDHPLQGLEGVLSQHADQSITSIIAEDGPHDGAIVTIAGMITSLSRRIAKASGNAYARAEIEDLGGSVEVMFFGQVYGPIASVLAEDLIVVVKGRLQRRDDGAVALNCMELSVPDLSEGLNGPLVITMPTHKATEAVVTELGDVLRTHRGKSEVRLHLQGDTRVEVMGLPVHLRVNPSPSLFGDLKVLLGPTCLDS